The nucleotide sequence TGGTGTGCCCACGGTGGTGACCAGCGGCAGGGCCCAGGGGGTTCTGGAGAGGGTATTTACAGGAGAACTGATAGGGACCCTCTTTCTGGCCCACAGCGAAAAACTAAAGGGGCGAAAACAATGGATAGGCTTTACCCTACGACCTAAAGGGAGGCTAAAACTTGACAGGGGGGCGCAGAAAGCGATAGTGAAAGGGGGGAAAAGCCTGCTGCCTTCTGGGATCATCGCGGTGGACGGGGATTTCGGCAGGGGAGACCCCGTATCCTGTCTTGACCCCCAGGGCAAGGAGCTTGCGCGGGGGTTGGTAAATTATGACTCCTACGAATTGAGAAAGATCATGGGGCAACAGAGCTCGCAGATAGAAGAGGTGTTGGGATATAAATACACTGATGAGGTAATACACAGGGACAATCTGGTAATCCTATAGGAGGCCGTGATGGATATTGAGAAAGAGATCAAAAGGATTGCCCAAAGGGCCAGAGAGGCCTCATTACAGGTGGCCAGGCTCCCCTCGGAGGTGAAGGATAGGGCATTGTTGATGATGTCAGAGGATCTGATGGAGAAGAAGGAATTTTTGCTGCTGGAAAACCGAAAGGACCTGGAATATGCCGAGGGCAAGGGCCTCTCCAAGGCCATGCTGGACAGGTTGGCCATCACCGAGGGGGGGATCGAGGAGATAGCTGAGGGGTTGCGCCAGATATCTCTACTACCAGACCCCGTGGGGGAGGTGGTGAAGATGTGGCGTAGACCCAACGGGCTCTGGGTGGGAAAGATGAGGATACCTTTGGGGGTAATCGGAGTCATCTACGAGGCAAGACCTAACGTCACCGCCGATGCAGCGGGATTGTGCCTCAAAGGGGGCAATGCCGTGATCCTGCGCGGAGGGTCTGAGGCGATCCACTCCAATCGGGCCCTGGGGCGCATCCTCCAAGAGGCCATGGAGAAGGCGGGTGTCCCCCCTGAGGCTGTACAGGTGGTCCCCAATACCGAGAGGAAGACTGTAGAGGAGATGTTGAAGTTAGAGGAATTCATCGATGTCATCATCCCCCGAGGAGGAGAAGGTCTGATCCGTTTCGTGGTAGAACACTCCCGGATCCCGGTGATAAAGCATTATAAGGGGGTGTGTCACATATTTATCGATGCCTCGGCGGATATGGAGATGGCACTGGAGATCTGCTACAATGCCAAGGTCCAAAGGCCGGGGGTGTGTAATGCCATGGAGACCCTGCTGGTCCATCGGGACATAGCACCCCGTTTCCTCCCTCCGATGGCAGAAAGGCTACAGGGGGCAGGGGTGAAGATAAGGGGGTGTGGCCGGACGCGTCAAATCCTCCCGGGGGTGAAGGAGGTAAGGGAAGAAGATTGGTATGCTGAATACCTGGACCTGATCCTGGCTGTAAGGGTAATAGATAATATTGAGGAGGCAATTCGGCATATCGAACAATATGGCTCCAGGCACACCGAGGCCATCATCACTTCGGACTACGGTAACGCCCAACGATTCCTGAGGGAGGTCGATTCCTCTACCGTCTTGGTCAACGCCTCCACCAGGTTCAGCGATGGGTATCAGCTAGGGTTGGGGGCGGAGATAGGG is from Deltaproteobacteria bacterium and encodes:
- a CDS encoding glutamate-5-semialdehyde dehydrogenase, whose translation is MDIEKEIKRIAQRAREASLQVARLPSEVKDRALLMMSEDLMEKKEFLLLENRKDLEYAEGKGLSKAMLDRLAITEGGIEEIAEGLRQISLLPDPVGEVVKMWRRPNGLWVGKMRIPLGVIGVIYEARPNVTADAAGLCLKGGNAVILRGGSEAIHSNRALGRILQEAMEKAGVPPEAVQVVPNTERKTVEEMLKLEEFIDVIIPRGGEGLIRFVVEHSRIPVIKHYKGVCHIFIDASADMEMALEICYNAKVQRPGVCNAMETLLVHRDIAPRFLPPMAERLQGAGVKIRGCGRTRQILPGVKEVREEDWYAEYLDLILAVRVIDNIEEAIRHIEQYGSRHTEAIITSDYGNAQRFLREVDSSTVLVNASTRFSDGYQLGLGAEIGISTTKLHAFGPMGVEDLTTTKFIIYGNGQIRTS